The Cyclobacterium amurskyense genome contains the following window.
AAATGGCAGATTTAATACTTCTTTCCCAAAATCCAATTAAAGATATTTCAAGTCTTAAAGATATACATGGAATTGTCTATAATGGCGTTTATTTAGATAATGACGAAATAGTTCGATTAATACGAAAAACAAATTCTAGAAATATTGGGCTATTGATGTCTGCAAAACTTATATGGGGGGTGCTAATGTACATGACTATATGAAACTGCCTACAACGATGAGTATGATTGTAAGGGTTTAATAGGTTTTCGAGCAGTATCACTCGCCTCAAAGTTGGAGGGTAAATGGATAGGTTTGAGTTCCGCAATCCTTTACCAAATCATTCACTTACCGTTTGTCCTACACGAGGTGGCACTTACCCAGTAGGTGTAAATCCTACCAGGTCAATTGACTGTTCAACCTGAAGAAATCAGACATTAAATTTAGTGAACGTTTCGCCAAAGCTCGATAGTCTCAACTGTGCAAGCTAAAATACCCACACATCAACCAATAGTAGCTTCGAGAAGTGTATCTGTAGATTGGGGGGGTGAAGGTCTCAAACCATGGAACATCGCATGGATTAACATTAATGCGAAGTTCAATGGTCTACCGGAGTCATAGGGGTGGCGTGGTTATAAATGGATTGTGCAAACGCGGGGTAGGTTTACCTGAAAAGCAAACTAAGAAGGCTATCGATAAGACGTATGAAGGAAAACTTTCCTGTATTTAAAAGGATATGGTTTGATTAAGAGGGCCTTGATCCTCAACTTCTTATTATTTTATTATCTTTATAGGTATTTATAAAGTAGGGGATCAAGCTGTACTCTACTTCCTAATTATGAAAAAATTCTATTAAATATGAATGATAAGCTTTTGGACATATTTCAAATAGAAAAAACATGCAAATATCGTGGAGAAGTATATCATGTTAGGGATAATGGAGCTATTTATAGATGCAGAAGGTCTGGTAAAAGAAAAAGACCTTTAGATGAAAAATGGACTATCGGAAATCGTAATAAGTTAACTGGCTATAGGAATATTGGATCTGAAACAGTGCATAGAATTGTAGCAACCGCGTTTCATGGGCCACAACCGTCAGAAGACCACATTGTTGACCACTTTGATACTAATCGACAAAATAATCGACCTGAAAATTTGGCCTGGGTAACTCGACTTGAAAATATTTTATTAAACCCTATAACTGCACGTCGAATTAAGATTTCATATGGTAGCATCGAGAAATTTTTAAAAGACCCAACTCGGCCTATATCAGGAAATCCTGATCCAAGATTAGAGTGGATGCGTGCGGTCACAAAGGAAGAAGCAGATCATTCACGACAAAGATTGCTTGATTGGGCAAATGGTGGTAAAATACCTTCAGGAGGTATACTTGGAGATTGGCTCTACGAATTACCAAATGAACAATTTAGCGAAGAACCATCATCAGAAATTTTGATCGAGTCTAAAACATCTGGGGCAATTCAAAAAAGCTGGAAGACGCCGAGTGAGTTTCCACTTTGTCCTTCTAATCCTACAAAGAATGGCTTACAAGATTATTACCAACGTATCAAAGAAGGAGATGTGTTTGCACGTAATAACTTTGGTGAATCGAAAGTTGTTAGCGCAGCGCTTTCTGAAAGGTCGGATGTATTACTAGTGATGTGTCATCATCCTGGCGCAATAAAAGAATGGTCGCTGGCACAAGTTTCAATTGATGACCACCTTTTCATTCATGAGAGTTTAGGGACGTTTTTTCAGTTAGAAGGCGCTAAGAAGCAATTCACACTTAAACGTGGATTAAAATGGGAGGGTGGTGATTCCATAGATGATATTTGTTGACCGAGAAGAATATAAACTATGCCCATAATAACTAAGCATTCTGACGGCTGGAACTGCCTAGTCTGAATGCAGTGTGCCTAGTATGGGCATCTGGTATTTAAATACTAATAGAGCATGAAAACCTGTGCCGAAGCATTAGCAAGGCGTAATGTCTGCCCCCCCTAGGTGTAGTTTATGCCTTCGTGAGCTGGGTGTAGGTTTGCAAAACACCCTTCTATCCTTTCCAATTTGCAATTGGGAATGGACGGAATTACCAATGATCCACGGTTATCAAACCTTCTAATCCTGCATATTTTCATCTGTTTATAGTTTTTTTTAGTGGTCAGTACTTGCCCCGGTTTCCCGGGGTGGAGTCTCGCTACGATAATCATCCTTTGGCATTACGATTTCATCATGCTCGATTTCCTGATCTCTTATTTGATAAGCCTCTCCCATAACTAAAAATAATCTATCCTTGAATGAATTGCTAATGAATGCTGCTCGAGTGTACTGTTGATTAGGATGGGGTCTCCAATTTCAGTACAGTATTCAAAATATTGTCAATTTGTTTATATAAAGGGGTCTTCAGAAGCCATTGCAAATGGCATATAAAAAAATTTTGTCTTCAAAGTAAGTTAGGAATAAAAGGGGAAGATTTGGTCCCGATTTCGGGAAAACGTTATTGTTTACCCGGTTCTCCCCGGGGCCTGTCCTGTATTTAACAGGATCCGGTTTGATGATGAGGTGCTAATTCTTTACTTCTTATTATCTTTATCGGGAATTAAAATAAGTAGGCAATCAGGATCTACTCTACCCACCTATTGGAAAACAAGTAACACTAATCGATTGTTTTAAACTCTGGCAAACTTTCCATAAACAGAAATAAAAAATAAATTTGCGATATGGAAGATAAACTTCATTTACTAAGACAACATTTTGAAGAAATAGTTTCTTTAACTGATGATGAGTGGAACTTTGTAAAATCACATTTTGAATATAAGCGCTTCAAAAAGCACCAATTTTTAATTCAAGTGGGGCAACCTGTGGATTTTGAGTATTGGATTATTAAAGGCTTGGTAAAAGCGTATTCCATTGACGAAAAAGGTAAAGAACACATTCTTCAATTTGCAATGGAAAACTATTGGGTGAGCGATCATTGCGCTTTTCAACATCAAGAACCAGGGACTATTTTTGTGGATTGCCTTGAAAATTCCGAGTTTTTCGGCTTGTCTTTAGAGAACAGGGAAAAGATTTGCTTAGAAGTACCTGCTGTCGCCAACTTTTTCAGAATTAAATCAAACCACGGTTATATAAATCTTCAGCAAAGAATCCTTTCTTTACTTACTATGACCGCAGAAAGCAGGTACGAATACCTGGTAAACAAATTGCCACAATTAATACAACGCGTTCCTAAAAAATTAATTGCTTCCTATTTAGGCGTATCCAGAGAAACCTTAAGTCGTTTTAACAGCTAAAAGTGAGCTAAATCACTTTTAAAAATTGACGTACCTCACAAAAAATTCGTGAGGTATGTCCTCGCACAGCCTTTGGTTTTCATAGAATTTTGTATCGAACAATTAAATACAATGTACTATGAAAACTACAAGAATATTTTTTCTTTTATTTACAGTGATCGCCATAGGTTTTAACGCCTATGCGCAAGAAGGCAAAAGACCTTTAATGGGTAACTCCTACGGTATCATCAATATTGATGAATACGTTAAACTACTCCCTCAAAGCCACAATGGAGTCATCAAAGACATTAGACTAATAGACCGTGAACACGCAGGTGTTAGAGTCTTTAGGTTGTATGATGAAGTGCCTATGCATTACCACGCAAAATCTGATGCATACCTCTACATTTTAAACGGCAAAGCAGAATTTTATGTAGCTGACAAAGGTCCTGTGGTTGCAGGAAAAGGCGACCTGTTATTCTGGGGTAAAGGTACAGCACACGGTAACGGAAAAATTTTAGAAGGACCGTTAGATGTACTTGTTTTTGATGCCATTGCCAGAGATCCAAGCGATGTTATCTGGGTAGACCCATCAACCCAAAAGAAATTTTTAGGTAACTAATCAAATCACATTCACCTTTTAAAATCAATAACGATGAAAACTATAACAATCATAAAAATAGTCTTGTTCGCATTTGTGATGAATCACTCAATGTTTGCACAAGCACAGCTAGAAACACTAGCAACATTTCCAGAATCAAGACCAGGAAATATAACCGTATCCAATGATGGAAGAATATTTGTAACAATGAGCGCATTAAGTGCTTCAAAATATATGGTGAAAGAAATTTTGCCTAGTGGAGAGGCCATTCCGTTTGGCGATAAAGAATGGATAGTAAAACCTGAAAATGGAAGCCTAAAAGGTATCAATTCAACTATCGGAATTCAAGCTGATGCCAATGGAATTCTTTGGGTGTTGGATATGGGTAACGCAAAACAAAATCAGGCTCCAAAATTGGTTGGTTTTGATTTGGTTACGGGTAACGTAACAAAGGTTTTCCCTATTCCAAATACGGTATTGTCAACAAAACCTTTTTTACAGGATTTTGTAATTGATGTGAAAAACAACACCGCTGTAATTGCAGATATGACCGATGCTTTAAATCCACCGATTGCCCCAGCTTTTGTAGTGATTAATCTAGAAACGGGTTATATAAGACGTGTTTTAGAAGGAAATCCTTCGTTTTTACCCTCCGATGAACCTGTGAAAATTCACGGTAGATTGGTCTCTCACAAAAGAAAAGACGGTACTACCCTTCAGCCAAGATATCCTTTAAATCCTATTTCTATTGATGATGAAAACAATTACATCTACTATGGTGCAATGGGAAATACCAAAATTTACCGCATACCTTCTGCTGTTTTAGCGGATGAAAGTAAGCAAGATATAGACCTGAATAAGTACATCGAGTTTTATGCCAACAAACCAAAATCTGACGGATTTAAAGTGGGTGCAAACGGTAAAGTCTATGTAACCGATGTTGAAAATTCAGCCATTGTAGAAAGTACGCCTTCAGGTATGAAAACCATTGTGCAATCTAAAAAAGACTTGTCTTGGCCTGATGGTGTTGCCATACACGGAGACTACTTGTATATCGTAGCAAATCAGCTTCATAATCTACCCTTATTAAATGAAGGGAAAGACGCGAGCAAGCCGCCTTATTTGGTGTTAAAAATAAAAATTCAAGAGTAAGAATCTCTAAAAAAATGGGTGATGTATCCGCATCATTAAATGTGACCTACATCACCCTTTTTTATTGATTTAGGTCACTCTAAAATGGTGATATACATCCTCGCACAACCGTTGCTTTAAACGGAAATTTGCATAAGAAATTTAAAAAAATATCAACATGAAAACAATAGTAAATACATTAAAAACAATTGCGTTAGTAGCCACGCTTTTTATTGCTTTAACTACAAATGCGCAACAAGTACCAACATCACCTTATGGTGCAGACGATGAAATTGGTGCACTTAATCTTTTAAATGAAGAAATTGTTTTAGACGCTGTAAAACTGGTTAAAAAAGGAAAAGTATACCGCTTAGGAATGGTGGTAAACGCACAAACGGCAGCTTTCCGTCACAGATACTTTCATATCGAAACCTTACAGCCAGAAACTGCTGCCGCGGGTTCTAACAAATTCACCTACGTAGACGATCAATTAATAGGCTGGACTGGTGTTGGTTCGCAAATAAACGGATTGGCACATTACGGTAGAGACAATGTGCATTATAACGGACATAAAGTAGAAGATTTTTTAACCGTTTCCGGCGTAAAAAAATTGGGTTTAGAAAAATTACCGCCTATAGTCACTAGAGGTGTTGTCCTCGATATGCGCTCCTATTACAATCAAGATATAGTAAAAGAAGGTACAGTTTTTACAGTTGAAGACATTGAAAAAGTAGCCAAAAAACAAGGCATTGAAATCCGTAAAGGAGATGTGGTTCTGTTTTACACAGGATGGACAAAATTAATGGGTAAAGATGATAAACGCTATTTAGCTGGTGGGCCTGGAATTGGTACTGAAGCTGCGCATTATTTAGGTAAAAAAGGAATTGTTGCAGCAGGTGCAGACAATTGGTCTTTTGAAGCGGTGCCACACGAAAACAGCTCACTTTCTTTTCCTGTAAATCAAATGATGGCCACCGAATACGGTGTACAAGTATTAGAAAATATTCTTGTAGATGAACTGGTGGAAGATAAAGCTTGGGAATTCCTTTTTGTATTAGGTCATCCTTTATATGAAGGGTCTACACAAGTACAAATAAACCCTGTTGCCATTAAATAAGAATATCAAAAAAACTATTAGAAATTATGGAAACATCAACCATATATAGAGATACAACGGTAGTCAAAAAGAAGAGTCTACCGGCAGCATTATGGGCATTGACCATAAGTGCATTTGCCATAGGAACAACGGAATTTGTAATTGTAGGTTTGCTGTCCACCGTTGCCAACGATTTAGGTACATCATTGACATCAGCAGGACTGTTAGTTAGTTTATATGCTATTGGTGTGGCCATTGGCGCACCTATTTTAACTGCCTTAACAGGTAAAATTCCAAGAAAACAGTTATTAATGGGCATTATGTTACTGTTCATTATTGGTAACGGATTAGCAGCAATCTCACCAAGTTTTGAATTGTTGCTTTTATCGAGAGTTGTAACAGGTTTTGCTCATGGAGTATTTTTCTCTATTGGTTCTACCATTGCCGCTAGTTTAGTGCCAAAAGACAAAAGAGCAACTGCCATTTCTATAATGTTCGCAGGTCTTACGGTAGCCATTGTAACCGGTGTGCCTTTGGGAACATACATAGGCCAAAATTTTGGATGGAGAGCAACCTTTATAGGCGTTGCCATTTTAGGAGCGATTGGCGCTGTAGCTAGTTTAGCATTGGTACCCCAAAACATCAAACAATCAGAACCACTACGTCTTATAGACCAATTAAAAGTGATTAAAAATCCGTCTATTTTATTGGTGTTGGCCATTACCGCATTTGGTTATGGTGGTACGTTTGTAACCTTTACCTATTTAACGCCATTATTGGAAGAAGTAACCGGTTTCTCTTCAGGTATGACCAGTGTATTTCTTTTAATTTATGGTATTGCCATAGCCATAGGAAATGTTATTGGTGGTAAAGTATCTAACAACAAACCAGGAAAAGCCTTATTAGTCATGTTTGCACTTCAAGCAATAGTATTGTTTGTTTTATACTTCACAGCTTCTAGTCAGATTTTGGCAATTATAACCTTGTTTTTTATGGGAATACTGGCGTTTTCAAACGTACCTGCATTGCAATTATATGTCGTGAAAATGGCTGAAAAATATCTACCAGGGACCGAAGATGTAGCATCTGCCTTAAACATTGCCGCATTTAACGTAGGTATTGCTATTGGCGCCTACGTAGGGGGAATGGTTGTAGATTCAGATCTGGGTATTGAAGCAACTCCTTGGGTAGGTGGTATCCTAGTGATAATAGGATTCTTGTTGACCCTAGTTTTATTCAAAAAAGAAAAAATATAAATAGTATAATAATGACTTCATTAAAATTTAGAAATAACGACGAAATGCC
Protein-coding sequences here:
- a CDS encoding HNH endonuclease signature motif containing protein, producing MNDKLLDIFQIEKTCKYRGEVYHVRDNGAIYRCRRSGKRKRPLDEKWTIGNRNKLTGYRNIGSETVHRIVATAFHGPQPSEDHIVDHFDTNRQNNRPENLAWVTRLENILLNPITARRIKISYGSIEKFLKDPTRPISGNPDPRLEWMRAVTKEEADHSRQRLLDWANGGKIPSGGILGDWLYELPNEQFSEEPSSEILIESKTSGAIQKSWKTPSEFPLCPSNPTKNGLQDYYQRIKEGDVFARNNFGESKVVSAALSERSDVLLVMCHHPGAIKEWSLAQVSIDDHLFIHESLGTFFQLEGAKKQFTLKRGLKWEGGDSIDDIC
- a CDS encoding Crp/Fnr family transcriptional regulator — encoded protein: MEDKLHLLRQHFEEIVSLTDDEWNFVKSHFEYKRFKKHQFLIQVGQPVDFEYWIIKGLVKAYSIDEKGKEHILQFAMENYWVSDHCAFQHQEPGTIFVDCLENSEFFGLSLENREKICLEVPAVANFFRIKSNHGYINLQQRILSLLTMTAESRYEYLVNKLPQLIQRVPKKLIASYLGVSRETLSRFNS
- a CDS encoding cupin domain-containing protein; its protein translation is MKTTRIFFLLFTVIAIGFNAYAQEGKRPLMGNSYGIINIDEYVKLLPQSHNGVIKDIRLIDREHAGVRVFRLYDEVPMHYHAKSDAYLYILNGKAEFYVADKGPVVAGKGDLLFWGKGTAHGNGKILEGPLDVLVFDAIARDPSDVIWVDPSTQKKFLGN
- a CDS encoding L-dopachrome tautomerase-related protein, with amino-acid sequence MKTITIIKIVLFAFVMNHSMFAQAQLETLATFPESRPGNITVSNDGRIFVTMSALSASKYMVKEILPSGEAIPFGDKEWIVKPENGSLKGINSTIGIQADANGILWVLDMGNAKQNQAPKLVGFDLVTGNVTKVFPIPNTVLSTKPFLQDFVIDVKNNTAVIADMTDALNPPIAPAFVVINLETGYIRRVLEGNPSFLPSDEPVKIHGRLVSHKRKDGTTLQPRYPLNPISIDDENNYIYYGAMGNTKIYRIPSAVLADESKQDIDLNKYIEFYANKPKSDGFKVGANGKVYVTDVENSAIVESTPSGMKTIVQSKKDLSWPDGVAIHGDYLYIVANQLHNLPLLNEGKDASKPPYLVLKIKIQE
- a CDS encoding cyclase family protein, which encodes MKTIVNTLKTIALVATLFIALTTNAQQVPTSPYGADDEIGALNLLNEEIVLDAVKLVKKGKVYRLGMVVNAQTAAFRHRYFHIETLQPETAAAGSNKFTYVDDQLIGWTGVGSQINGLAHYGRDNVHYNGHKVEDFLTVSGVKKLGLEKLPPIVTRGVVLDMRSYYNQDIVKEGTVFTVEDIEKVAKKQGIEIRKGDVVLFYTGWTKLMGKDDKRYLAGGPGIGTEAAHYLGKKGIVAAGADNWSFEAVPHENSSLSFPVNQMMATEYGVQVLENILVDELVEDKAWEFLFVLGHPLYEGSTQVQINPVAIK
- a CDS encoding MFS transporter; translation: METSTIYRDTTVVKKKSLPAALWALTISAFAIGTTEFVIVGLLSTVANDLGTSLTSAGLLVSLYAIGVAIGAPILTALTGKIPRKQLLMGIMLLFIIGNGLAAISPSFELLLLSRVVTGFAHGVFFSIGSTIAASLVPKDKRATAISIMFAGLTVAIVTGVPLGTYIGQNFGWRATFIGVAILGAIGAVASLALVPQNIKQSEPLRLIDQLKVIKNPSILLVLAITAFGYGGTFVTFTYLTPLLEEVTGFSSGMTSVFLLIYGIAIAIGNVIGGKVSNNKPGKALLVMFALQAIVLFVLYFTASSQILAIITLFFMGILAFSNVPALQLYVVKMAEKYLPGTEDVASALNIAAFNVGIAIGAYVGGMVVDSDLGIEATPWVGGILVIIGFLLTLVLFKKEKI